The Xiphophorus hellerii strain 12219 chromosome 6, Xiphophorus_hellerii-4.1, whole genome shotgun sequence genomic interval AAATGTCCATTGTCACCCAGTGCTAAAACATTACAGTCTCACTGCAGACATTTCCATGTGCCATGATCACGTTTCATCACAGCTAAACCATCTGTGCTCTTTGCAGACCTCAGGAGGCGCTGCCATGACTCTGCAAAGACCGACCAAGTTCAGAAAGATTTTATACCATCTTTAAGTGTGACATAAACAGCCAGGATGTATGCGTTAGCCCCAGCAGGTGTAAATACGTTGATTACTGTTGGTACAAGAAACATTGTTtccaaaaataatacataatttcagactaaaataaatcatttcttctggttttgcAGTCATGGAGGTCGTGTGACTGCCTGAAAGAGACGGGATTCTGCAGAACAAAATGCCAGTGGATCCAGAGAGACGGACATAATCTGTTTCgccttcctgttttgttttgtctgctgTCAGTTTTCTGTGCAGCCAACAAAGCGCTTGGACAGATTTTGTATTCACTGCTAAATGTCTGGGTGGAAAGCGACTCAAAGCGCCTCGCTGGCTTTCATCTCTGCTGAGTGCGTCCTCTGACTCATAAGCAGCAGCTGAACACACAGCGGCTCTCTGCAGCCGGATAATCAATACCCATTTCCAGCACTGGACTTTTCTCAAGCTCTATCAATTTGAGGATTGATCGTCTAAACGCCCActaatgtatgtgtgtgtttatcgcCCATTTAAGCACACATGGCTGTGCCTGTGTGGTCAGTGTGTTTTAAGTAAGGCAGTCGGCTCTCCAGGAGCCCCTGGGTAATAGTTATTGACTCATAAGTGATTCCACCAGCTGGCCAAGGTTATGGTCATGGCGGACAGTAAGACGACACCAGATTTTTAGAAAACTGCTTCTTGGATTACCAGATCCTGCTTCTGGCTAAAAATAAAGATGCGAAGGTGTCCAGGAGTCACAGGTTTACTCAGCAGACATCCTCCGTTCTCTGGTTCCTTATACTTCCTTTCCCAGACGTTCCTGGTTGAaggttttccaggttttcagAAAGTCTGTCTCTGGACTTTGGCAGCTTCGTTTCTGTAAATTGGTTCAGTCGGGTTTGGCGATAGTTTTCAGAGGAATGTGTTGACCTCTTAATCAACCAGGCTTAAAAACGAATCAGAACCCATTCTATCCGTCCATCTGTCCTTCATTGCTTACCCAACATGATGAAAGCTACAGCTCAAGCAAAGATCCCCagatgtctctctctctctctctttctctctctctctgtccagcTTCATCCTCAGTCCACTATAGTCTCCGTCACCAAACAGTTTCTTCATAAACCTGCAGTCGGTTTCTGGAGATGCAGAGGAGACGAGTTCCACAGTTTGACATATTTCAACCCcccaaaaatctgatttatgcTACTTCCTCTAGTCGTATTAAATCCGATAGTTTTCGAAtcatctgcagtctgaacggtcatttcaaattttatccaacattttcatcattgctGTGAGCCGTGCATCATAACAGAAGAATCCAGACAGTTAAACAATGGCTGAAGATGGTAACAATGAAGTGATGAAAGCagtcagtgaacgcatcacaCCCCGTCTGACTCCACCtccaaacagaaccgggtcagaagcTGCGGTCACTGAAGGCAGCTGCTGTTATTTCTGCTTTGATTAGCTGCTTTTGTCGTGTTCTGATCTGCTGACCAACTGCTGACCAACTGCTGACCCCACTGTCGGctcagagaaactttaaaatccatccaGAGACGACAGcagccatctttactgccgtaAACAGAAcgctgcggcggccatctttactgccgtaAACGGAACGCCACGGcagccatctttactgccgtaAACAGAACGccgcggcggccatctttactgccgtaAACGGAACGccacggcggccatctttactgccgtaAACGGAACGctacggcggccatctttactgccgtaAACAGAACGctacggcggccatctttactgccgtaAACGGAACGccgcggcggccatctttactgccgtTTACTGCCATAAACAACGTCTGGACACcaacacacagaaaactgttgagaaaaatcagttttgagATATTTTAAGTTGCCAAGACTTCAGTCTAGTTTAAATTCATTCTCCAGTCCAAACCTTCAACCCTCCACATGTAGTTATAAAAATCTTCTAATTCGTTTGTGTTAAATTTAGAAGCTGCATCTAATTACAGATACAACATGTCTGacagcaaaaatgaaacatgtagTTTCATCTTTCTTGCCCTCTGAAGGCTTTTCTGCCtcgttgctgctgctggttgcTTCACCTGCTTTAAATAtcgatttttaaaaataaacctaacAGAATATAAATCCAGTCGTCAGCGTTTACCTTGTTTTAATCTCTGGCCTGACGGATGATGTCAGCCTCCTGAAGCTTCTCCAGACTGAGAAATGTTTGTTGGACAAAAATAGACGTAGCCACTGGTCCTGCTGCTTCCACACTGGGGACCAGAACCAATTTCCACAGATGGTGCCGTTTATGCTGACTACGCTGTTTTAACTTCCACTTGCAGCTCTGTCAGTTCAGACTGAGAATGTagaaagaaaatactttcaGTGAATCTTGTTCTGGATGTTCTTGGACAGTCAGATCTCTAAATTTGAGCGTCTCAGGCTTTTCCTTGTTCCCTCAGCTTCCTCTCGTTTCTCCtccagtgtttttatttgtgtgtgtttgtgaggttGGGCCAGATTTTCtgctccagttttcctgccCATCCTGCACTCGCCTGCTGCTGTTCGGTGAAACTAACTCGCCTTAAATCAGCCGGCTGGAGGAAGTTACGGCGCCGCGCGCTGCTTCCATTCAGAAACAGGGAGGGAGCGCACCGTTCTTCATCTGAACTGCTGAACCACAGCGCTGAGCCGTAAAACCAAACTGTTGCATGTCCTACAGCGGGGCGTTAGGGCCccgctaaaaaaataaaataaaataataaaatcatttgagTATATCTTAATATTATGACtgttaatcacattttaaatggaaacCAGGCAAAATAAGCAACTTTCTCAATTTCAAGTCCTGATCATTCATGCAGCTTCTTTACAAATgtggatgctaacattagcgttagctgctacatgttagcACTGAGATGCTACTTTAGGTTTCAATAGTTTTAACTTTTAGCACAACTTAAACACAACAGTCTTTCCCAGCGTCCAATCAGGTCgtttagaagcagaaatgatCCCGGTGCTCtgagagaagcagctttgtcgtctgttgttgttgttagcagctgttagcttgtgcatcagatttacagTCGTACCAGAAACTCAATGCAAAGGGTCTGGGTTGAATCtttgcaggggaaaaaaagtgattctgttaaaaaaaaaaaaagaaccactttaaaatgtatggagttaaataatcaaaatgatcTCGTTAAAGTTATTCCTCTAGTGACCACTACAACAGAAATCCTTCTTGCtgccaccagctgctccactgTGGAGccatttaacaaacagaaataaaacaggaaactttAATTTACTGTCAGACAATCTGAAGCAACAGTTcctgtttttacagtgtacttcATGTATTTCAGCTGTATTTCCTGAAACATATGTAAGAAAAAACACGAGTTCCTGCGTTTTAAAGCTGCAGGCCTTTAATCAGAACCAGAGAgctgatgcagcagcagcagtgtgtgtCGCAGCTGCTCGCTCGTTGTGTCTGAAGCGTTTGAAAATGGAGGTCAGTGTGACACGGAGGGAGAACGTGTGCAGCGTTCCCCCCAGGCTGGATTCACAGAGGGATCCGATCTGTGTCACAGCTCTGAGCAGCATGCTGGCTGGATTAGCCTCCTCTCTCTGTGAGGTCCGCTCTTCCTCTGCGGTTTATCAGCGTTAtccctttaagaagctcttTGAAGATCCAGATAAGCTCATTATAATCCACCAGAGTCACTTCAGCCTTCACACTGCTGGGCGCTGGGTGTTTACTGGTCCAAATGTCAGCTTCCTCACTGCTCCACGTCTCACCTGCATGAGAAACGAGCAGAGAAATTCAGATTCTCTGGAGACGAGAGCAATGAATGCAAAACGCTTCTCTGAAAGAGTTTTCCACTTAATGTATTTCATGTGTAGAAGTACAGCGTCCAGTGAAAGGTGTGTGGACCGTCAGAGGTCCAGCTGCTCCGGTTTCTCCTGCTGTCACGTCCGTTTCCCAGGCAACGCTTCAGAGTGAAAACGCTGCAGCCGCTCGCTGACAGCGCTGACCTTTAAGGTGTCATGTTGGATGGCAGCGACGCAGAATCAGCGAGCTGAGGTTATCCAGAGCCCAGGACCTGCAGGAGCCTCCATCTGCTGGGGGAGGGGCAGGAGGGCAGGAGGGGGGCAGGAAGGTAGGAGAGGGGCaggagggcaggagggaaaaccAAGGCCGTTCTCCATCTTTAACTCCTAAAACTCCACTctgtaaaatctaattaaagaaataaatgttaactTGTTGCCTAAAAAGTTTTTCTGAAAACTACTGGATTGAAACTTTTCctgcttctgctttttatttgtttctctgttcAAACTTTGACAGTTTTCAGTAAAACGAACATAAACATCCGTAAAGCTACGGACATAATGCTAGTTTCTGTCTCTCCATCATCAGGATGCGACCTTTGACCCACAACAGGAAGCTGATGAGTTCCTCTCTTCATTTCTTAACACTGAGGAATTTTTCTCAGCATGAAGATGAAAATTATAATCTCATATAATTCCTACAGAACTGCGTTTACAGATTTCCTTCAGATTGTCTTCTGTTCCCATTTctacttgagttttttttctttctgctctgcagttcgtcttttcatttctgtaaaagtataaatataATCATAAAGTCTCTTACCATTGATCTCCATCATCATAATTTACAATACTTGTAATCAAAACTTTCTGCAGTTTACAACAGAACATCAGATTAATCTGTTGACATGAAGAGTCAATTTGACGTTTATGAAACCAGAACGTCTCACTCTGAAGCACCGACATGTTCGGATGTTTGAGGATTTCCTCggtgttttgctgtttgtacGAATTATTTTGAGAAATACATTTACTGTTGATtcaagaaatgcaccaaagcgactgagaaaaactgtaactgttcatttttaaaaggcttTAACCCCACAGACCCTCAACTTGTTTAAATCAAGAACCTAGTGTaagtatgtaaaacaaaaagttaaatccACTTCATTTACTGGATGAAAGTCATCAGTAAACACCCAAAAACTCCCTGGACTTTGAGTGTTGCCCAGTTTTACCCACTCTGATTTTCCAGTTGGCTGCGTTCTGGCTGCCAGTGTTTGGTTGTGGAGCAGGACTGCAGAGTTTCAGCCGAGCCGCTGTGGAGGCGTGACAGATGACTCGCCAGAGACGGTGAGAAGCTGGAGAAGAATCTGAGGAGACGCGGGCCATCTGCTCCTCAGGAAGCCGCCGCACTGCCTCCCGACTCGCAGGACTCGGCCCTGATTGGAGATTAATAATGTTCCATAAATACTTTTCCAGCGAGGGCCGATGTTGCTGCGATCAATCATGCGCTTTGTGAGCTCAGCAGCCTTAAGAGGCCGGGCCTGCGCGCTAACTGCTGAACACGGCGGAAATAAAGCAGGACAAAGTAGCTCAGCAGGTTTTAATCATGTCAGCGAACATTCCTGTGCGGCGCGAGGAGATGCATCATGTTGGAGTTTAGTAAAGTCTGCAAATTTAAAACAGAGTTCACCTTCTAGAGCTCTGCTGCAAACAAACTCCACTGAAGATCTTAAAACAGAGCAGAGGATAACCGAATGTAGGAGAACTGAGattcaaatctgaaaagtgtggtgtgcatttgtatttccATTACTATGAAGCCAGGAATGAAATTCCAGTGCAACCAGTTCTGTTGATGTTTGTTGGAgaacaaaaagctaaaacatGAATTATGGTCTCAGGTTTTCTCCATATTatattatatgttttatatttacagaataaaaacaaaacagattttattttcacgcCAAGGGGAAATTCAGGCATAACAGCAGCGTCACGTATGAAGGTCCACACTAAAAAGTTCTTAAAGTTTtaactatatataaaaaaacaagattaacaataatattaataatatgcTGCAGAAATCTGCAACGGAAAACACGTTTGTcttcagcctacttcatgtcgTCAGACTGAAgcaaaaacatgattaaattcaACAAGAGAGGAATTAATACCTgactttaataaattatttgaaaacggctttttgtatttattgaggtAAAGCAAAACAGTCAAATATGATTCAAAACATAGAAACGGTGCTGTGGCGGCGTAGGGGATAgagcgacccacgtttggaggccttgagtcctcgtcgcgggttcgattcccggacccggcgacatttgccacgtctttcctgtcagcctactttcatataagggacacaaAAAACCctcttgcttttcttctttgctgATGTTTAAAATGACGTCACAGGATCATATTTactgtcctgcaggtttcagTTGGTCTTTTGTTGGACTTGCTGTATTTTCTCCAGGTTGTCTCCGCGCCGCCGGAGCCCGTTACACACTGCAGGGCAGTAAAACCACACGGCCAGCAGAGAGACGGCGGGCCGCCGGCTGAGCCGCCATTGTCTCCCGGCTGATTGGGACTCATTGTCCAGCGGCGTCAAACGAGGTGAAGCGCTCCATTGTGGGCCGGAGAAAGCCGAGGCAGGAGCGGCGTTCCTGGCAGACACCAGCCGCTGGACTGTCACAGGAGTTTAGCGTGAATGGTGGACTGATCCAGTCTGCAGCCATTAGCATTTTCAGCGGATTCACCGCTGGCGCTGGTCCATTCAGGGAGTCAgagaccagcagcagcaggcgaCGTTTCACAGCCTGGGAAGACGATTCATTTAACACACAACATCTGTACGGAAGAGGATCAGGGCCACtaaataacagtaaaacagttataataggaagaagaaaaaaaatcagtttttctctctgaattctgaggaaaaaagttaaaattttgaggcaaaagtcagaaattcagagattaatgtcataattttgagaaaaaagtcagaattctttatttttttcagaggCATAATTTCTCTCATGTACATCTGGAATACCAAACGGGTCACTTTTAGTTTTCACCATTTAAtgagtttaaaataaactgtaaaactaCCGTTGAAGTTCGACCTCCAGTTTTAGCTTCTcggtttctgttttctgctctgaATGCAGAAGTTAAACATCCAGATGTGAACCTGAAGGAGATTCAGAGGCTTTACTTCCAGATTTCCCTCCATCGGTTCAAACCGACACACATTGAGCCGTTTGCTCTGGTTCTGCCTGATTTGCTGCATGTTGAAGTTTCCTCCCCTGTGAAGCAGGCAGATGGTGAAACCTACCTTCAGCTGATTGAGGAGCCagaaacgtgtgtgtgtgatctAATCATGAGgtggtggtgggtgtgtgtgtgtgtgtgtgtgtgtgtgagagagatcTAATCATCATGGAAAAACATAACAGAGTGAGAATCCTGTTGgttgttttgtgtcatttggTTTGCAAAGGAAATTGTAGATTTCCGTGATGTTTCCCAACTGCATACTTGTctgttgatttgatttgaatgtgtgtgtgatggtgtgtgtgtgttatggtgtgtgtgtggttttcgTCTTGGTATGCATGGAATGCATTGTTGCACTAAAGGATCTGTATGAGGTTCATTGAGTTCATGGTGCTGCTCTGTGTTTAACGGAGGATAAGCAGACCTGGTTCCTGGTGACCAGAGATGAAACGGATCCGCGTCTCTccgctgatctgaggtcaggcTTTCTGTCCTCATGTGACGTCGTTTTACTCCTCATGTTTCCAGGAGCTGATGGAAAACAGACACACTTACATGAAGGATCGGTCCGAGACGAGTTTAATTAGAGCAGAGCAGTGAGTGAAACAAGCAACATGTTGCCTGTTGACGCGTTGCTCTCACATATCCGATGTTTCCAGTGTTTGTATGAATATTTGCAGCTTTGTTTTATCTTCTGCTCAAGTAAAACTGGGTTGCAAAAGAACCAAGTGGTGAAACGTTTCCACCAGACGCAGCTTGAAGTCCAGAACTTCCTCCAGCAGGTTTCGGTTTTCCAGCTCAGCTTCCATCCAAATGTCATCAGAATTATGAGCCGACTTTAAAACGCcacaaagaaaaagtttccatctAATGGAGTGAATCAACCAGGCAACGCAAACCTGATTTATCAGATGTTGACGCTTCGCATTGCTgtgataaacaggaagtagaggtaaataaaaccagcatGGAGAAAAACGGAGGGTTCTCCCAACCGAGCTGGAGGCTTCATGCCTCTGGTACGGCACAGAGTTCGTTACGTCAGAGCTCATTCAGCGAAAGTGTTTCCATCTCCGCACCCTGAAGTGCATCAactctttttcagaaaaaccaaaaactgacGAGAACAAGCGAAAAACGTTTTTGAAAAAACAGAGGGAGTCATTTCAAATGTTACtgtttccatcaaccttttctaatgcaaaccttcaaaatgtacataaaaacGTTGATGAATGCTCGTTTATTGTTGAACGTTTATGCTGTTAGCTTGTAGCATTGGAGCTACTGAGGCTACTAGCTTTGTAGCACAGACCACAAACTTAAAGCAGCACAAAATATCTGTTACAAAAACCAAAAGTAGTGACAAATATTATACATTCATACAATGAACAAACAGTAGTTTGTCAGTGAACATGCAAACAGaataatgttatttatatgaGTGTGATTTGTTTAACacataaatgtgtgtgtatgctttAAGCATTTATGTAAAACTGCAGTGtgtaaaatgtttgacttttagaGATTTGACTGAATGCAGGGAAGCAAAACGTTTGAGATTTTAGGTTGTTGTGGTTTCAGGGGCTCTGCAgtattttggttttatattttatagcaTATTCTAGATTCTATTTACACAAATCAAATTACATCTTGTTCTCATCTTGAGTTAAACGATATGCTTATTGCATTGCATTGCTTGAGATATTTAGCAAACAAGAATGAACGTTCAATCTGCAGATGCAGAAAACTGGTGGACAAAaaagagctgcagaaaaaaatcaccagtttttttccactttatacctacagattattttgtgttggtttgtcattTAAATCCCTAAAAAGATAAATGgttgtaaatatttagtaaagGCCTGGATAACAACCATTTACATTAGAATACTAAGCttacttttttctctccttctgttTTAGAGGCCAGAGAGTTAAAATGGGAGGCAAGCTCAGCAAAAAGAAGAAGGGATACAATGTAAACGACGACAAGTCCAAAGACAAAGACGCCCAGGCGGAGGGCGCCTCGGCCGAGGAGAGCGAAGCGCCGAAGGACAAGAAGGACGAGGCCCCTGCGGCCGGCGATGCTAAGGAGGTAGCGAACGACACGGCGGCCAAGGAGACGCCGGCGGCGGACGCCGCAGCGCCGAAGGACGAGGAGAAGAACGCCGCTCCCGCCGCCAAGGAGTCGGAAAAACCTGCCGCCAACGCCGAGCCCAAAGCAGAGGCACCGAAAAGCGCCGACGCTGCCAAGGCTGACGACAAACCGGCCGCGGCCAAAGAGGAGCCGGAGGCGAAGGCCGCGGCGCCCGGAGCTGCAGCCGAGAGCAAAGGGGAGGCCGACGCCAAAAAGACTGAGGCCCCCGCTGCGCCGGCGGCCAAAGCCGAGGCGGCCCCGGCGACCTCGCCTGACCCTAAGCCCACAGAGGCAGCGGCTCCCGCGGCGACCAAAGATGGCGCCGCTGCACCTAGTTCTACACCAGCCGCCGACGCTGCGGCCAAGGAGGCGCCGAGCAAGGATCAAACCGTAGCAGTTCAAGATTAATGGACAGCTTCTTTTCCAAAACGAAGAAACAAATGACCTAACAACGatgacaaagatttaaaaatgaaattactaGCCCGCCCATATTATTatgataacaataataataataattgtaatgatgataatgatgatttGTTGAATAAGGAGGACTGGAGACGTTTCCCACCAATGCGTATGattattgctattattattgttatgttttaatctattttttctgCTGTAGTATTTGAACTTTGATACGAGTCTGTCGGCCGTGAGCCTTTGCAACGTCACCTTCATCCTTCATCCACTCATAACCTCCAGACTCCCGTTCAGAAGGCCTGCATTCATGCTCTCACCTGCAGCCTCCGCTGCAGAGGAGTGAGAGGTCAAAAGTCATTTCACCAGCTGGATCTGCGTTACATCTGTCCAGTCTTTTGACCCAGAACGTCCCGTTGTCCCGGCGGTGGAGCTGTAACTGTTTTGACTGAGGATGCTGAAGCTTTCTGGGGAATTTGAAAGGTTGAAAATCGCTGGCTTTGCAAATAATTGTAGGATTTTTTCACATAAACTTCTACATTTTGTACTGAAACCCTTAGCTATATTGTAAGAAAACTAAGTGGTTTTTTAGCATTTG includes:
- the basp1 gene encoding brain acid soluble protein 1 homolog, encoding MALLHIGRACTCDRDACARRRRTAELQPNGEAGTSRRARRESRKLRLRSAEGASELQSARGQRVKMGGKLSKKKKGYNVNDDKSKDKDAQAEGASAEESEAPKDKKDEAPAAGDAKEVANDTAAKETPAADAAAPKDEEKNAAPAAKESEKPAANAEPKAEAPKSADAAKADDKPAAAKEEPEAKAAAPGAAAESKGEADAKKTEAPAAPAAKAEAAPATSPDPKPTEAAAPAATKDGAAAPSSTPAADAAAKEAPSKDQTVAVQD